A portion of the Methanomicrobiales archaeon genome contains these proteins:
- a CDS encoding mechanosensitive ion channel family protein yields the protein MAGEIAAVAIILGGIAAAIVVNAVYRVLQKRADRTESKIDDILLIAIGRPLVILVLVGSVYVALRYFYELPPQYRWILDSRYINAFYILLATWIFSSFMHNFIRTYGRWISRQTDSDLDDRIIDVLEVAAKYVIWFIGILIVLAYLGIEITPLLAGAGVLGLAVALAAQDILSNFFGGAIIMVDKPFKVNDRIKIDDILGDVVQIGPRSTRIRTLDYQLVTIPNSMLTNSKVINYAAPDAKMKVKIPVSVAYGTDVNRVKEILVRIGKEAAARSEYVLDDPAPQVYFLEFGESSLNFILVVWERAFSYSWETQDYINTRINEVFKEEGIEIPFRQIDVHMR from the coding sequence ATGGCGGGAGAGATTGCTGCAGTTGCGATAATTCTCGGAGGAATAGCCGCTGCGATCGTTGTCAATGCGGTATACCGTGTGCTCCAGAAGAGGGCAGACCGCACCGAGTCCAAGATCGACGATATCCTTCTCATCGCGATCGGGAGGCCTCTGGTCATCCTGGTTCTGGTAGGTTCGGTATATGTCGCGCTTCGATACTTCTACGAACTCCCTCCCCAGTACCGATGGATCCTAGACAGCCGGTATATAAATGCATTCTACATCCTCCTGGCGACCTGGATCTTCTCCTCCTTCATGCACAACTTCATCCGCACATACGGGAGGTGGATCTCCCGGCAGACGGACAGCGATCTGGACGACCGGATCATCGATGTCCTGGAGGTTGCAGCCAAGTACGTCATCTGGTTCATCGGCATCCTTATCGTGCTTGCGTACTTGGGCATCGAGATCACCCCCCTGCTCGCCGGAGCCGGGGTGCTGGGCCTCGCCGTGGCGCTCGCCGCCCAGGATATCCTCTCCAACTTCTTCGGCGGCGCAATCATCATGGTCGACAAACCCTTCAAGGTGAACGACCGAATCAAGATAGACGACATCCTGGGGGATGTGGTCCAGATCGGTCCGAGGAGCACCCGGATCCGTACCCTCGACTACCAGCTCGTGACCATCCCGAACTCCATGCTGACGAACAGCAAGGTGATCAACTACGCCGCACCGGATGCCAAGATGAAGGTCAAGATCCCGGTATCGGTCGCGTACGGCACCGATGTGAATCGGGTGAAGGAGATCCTTGTCCGGATCGGAAAGGAGGCTGCTGCCCGTTCAGAGTACGTCCTCGACGATCCGGCACCGCAGGTGTACTTCCTGGAGTTCGGCGAGTCCAGCCTGAACTTCATCCTGGTGGTCTGGGAACGGGCGTTCTCGTACTCGTGGGAGACTCAGGACTATATCAACACCCGGATAAACGAGGTCTTCAAAGAGGAGGGCATCGAGATTCCCTTCAGGCAGATCGACGTCCATATGCGGTAG
- a CDS encoding sugar phosphate isomerase/epimerase family protein, producing the protein MFGISTYCLHESPLPLALDTLAGITEYVEIMDEGYHFLDSSELLEKYSLHYAIHAPSRGVNIASLLEPIRKASLEVIVQCFRIAADVSASVVVHPGYFAWREERDRAAVQLKRSLAELDAAAGDLSIRYFVENMGNWDYFFLRTPEELELLGGAGFALDVGHAHLNGCLPAFLAFPIQHFHLHDNNGREDQHLPVGAGSIDFRTVMDAVRRNSAVPIVEVSTLEGTLASLRALKGLM; encoded by the coding sequence ATGTTTGGCATCTCCACATACTGCCTGCACGAGAGCCCCCTCCCCCTGGCACTCGATACGCTGGCAGGGATCACGGAGTACGTGGAGATCATGGACGAAGGCTACCACTTCCTGGACTCTTCCGAACTGCTGGAGAAGTACAGTCTGCACTACGCCATTCACGCCCCCTCGCGGGGTGTGAATATCGCTAGCCTGCTGGAACCGATCCGAAAGGCGAGCCTGGAGGTGATCGTCCAGTGCTTCCGGATTGCCGCCGATGTGAGTGCCTCCGTTGTGGTGCACCCCGGCTACTTTGCCTGGAGGGAGGAGCGGGATCGGGCGGCGGTCCAGCTGAAGCGATCGCTTGCCGAGCTGGATGCGGCGGCCGGGGATCTCTCGATCCGGTACTTCGTCGAGAACATGGGCAACTGGGATTACTTCTTCCTGCGGACTCCCGAGGAACTGGAGCTGCTCGGCGGTGCCGGATTTGCCCTGGACGTCGGGCATGCCCATCTGAACGGATGCCTGCCGGCATTTCTGGCCTTCCCGATCCAGCATTTCCACCTTCACGACAATAACGGCCGCGAAGACCAGCACCTGCCCGTGGGGGCAGGCAGTATCGACTTCCGTACTGTGATGGATGCTGTACGGCGGAACAGCGCGGTGCCGATCGTCGAGGTGTCGACGCTCGAGGGGACGCTCGCGAGCCTCCGGGCCTTGAAAGGCCTGATGTGA
- a CDS encoding DUF421 domain-containing protein, with amino-acid sequence MKIPEIFFSGWESIGRVLIVGVLAYVALVVLVRASGKRTLASMNAFDFIVNVAIGSILATIILSRDISLAEGIIAFVVLLGLQFIVSWSSSRSKMAAQFVKSQPGILVYQGELLRDAMRRERIDESEILQALRSEGMDSRKDAAAVVLETNGHISVLKRAERGDDSSLRNVAGLPR; translated from the coding sequence ATGAAAATTCCCGAGATCTTCTTCAGCGGCTGGGAGAGTATCGGCCGCGTTCTCATCGTCGGGGTTCTCGCATACGTCGCTCTGGTCGTTCTGGTCAGAGCATCGGGCAAAAGAACCCTGGCATCGATGAATGCCTTCGATTTCATCGTGAACGTCGCCATAGGTTCTATCCTTGCGACGATCATCCTTTCGAGGGACATATCGCTTGCGGAAGGCATCATTGCGTTTGTCGTTCTCCTGGGCCTGCAGTTCATCGTCTCGTGGTCCTCATCGAGATCGAAGATGGCGGCGCAGTTCGTCAAATCGCAGCCAGGGATCCTCGTATACCAGGGAGAGCTCCTCCGGGATGCGATGCGGCGGGAACGGATTGACGAATCCGAGATCCTCCAGGCACTTCGCTCGGAAGGCATGGACTCTCGAAAAGACGCAGCAGCGGTGGTACTCGAGACGAATGGCCATATTTCCGTGCTTAAACGGGCGGAACGGGGAGACGATTCGTCACTCCGAAATGTAGCCGGCCTGCCCCGCTGA
- a CDS encoding NADP-dependent malic enzyme: MEAGSDQEIYAEALELHARHQGKLEIRSKVPLENRRDLARAYTPGVAEVCRAIQKDRNLAYKYTLKGNSIAIVTDGTAVLGLGDIGGYAAIPVMEGKAILFRKFAGIDAFPICFESHNADFVDQVRNIAPVFGGINLEDIAAPRCFEVEEALQDIGIPVMHDDQHGTAIVVRAALLNACRVTDKSYSDLTVVISGAGAAGFAIARLLGCIGYSPDVCSRVRDIVVCDRQGIIHRGRRGLYSNKYKFILGDETNRSGRSGTLADALEGADVFIGVSAPGLVTERMVRRMQDDPIVFALANPIPEILPEDARRGGAAVVGTGRSDYPNQINNALAFPGVFRGALDACATRISDEMKVAAAHALADYVAEPRRDHILPAILDRDVTRSVAVAVKAAAFRSGCARVL; this comes from the coding sequence ATGGAAGCGGGGTCGGACCAGGAGATCTATGCAGAAGCGCTCGAATTGCACGCACGGCATCAGGGGAAACTGGAGATCCGCTCCAAGGTCCCGCTGGAGAACCGGAGGGACCTCGCACGCGCCTATACGCCGGGCGTCGCCGAGGTCTGCCGCGCCATACAGAAAGACAGGAACCTGGCATACAAGTACACGCTCAAGGGCAACTCCATCGCCATCGTCACCGACGGGACTGCCGTTCTGGGTCTGGGGGATATCGGTGGTTACGCCGCGATTCCGGTGATGGAGGGAAAGGCCATACTCTTCAGGAAGTTCGCGGGCATCGACGCCTTCCCCATCTGTTTCGAGAGCCACAACGCGGACTTTGTGGACCAGGTGCGAAACATCGCGCCCGTCTTTGGCGGGATCAACCTGGAGGACATCGCTGCTCCCCGATGTTTCGAGGTGGAGGAGGCCCTGCAGGATATCGGCATCCCCGTCATGCACGACGATCAGCACGGGACGGCGATCGTGGTGCGCGCAGCCCTTCTGAATGCCTGCCGCGTGACGGACAAATCCTACTCCGATCTCACCGTCGTGATCTCCGGGGCCGGTGCGGCGGGATTTGCTATTGCCCGTCTCCTGGGCTGCATCGGTTACAGCCCGGATGTCTGTTCTCGGGTGCGCGACATCGTCGTCTGCGATCGGCAGGGGATCATCCACCGGGGAAGACGAGGGCTCTACAGCAACAAGTACAAGTTCATCCTGGGGGACGAGACCAACCGTTCGGGGCGGAGCGGCACACTCGCCGATGCCCTCGAAGGTGCGGATGTGTTCATCGGCGTGTCCGCTCCCGGGCTCGTCACGGAGCGTATGGTCCGCCGCATGCAGGACGATCCGATCGTCTTTGCCCTGGCAAATCCCATACCGGAGATCCTGCCCGAGGATGCCAGGAGAGGCGGTGCGGCGGTGGTGGGCACCGGACGTAGCGACTATCCGAACCAGATCAACAATGCGCTCGCTTTCCCGGGGGTGTTCCGGGGGGCCCTGGACGCCTGCGCCACCCGCATCAGCGACGAGATGAAGGTCGCTGCCGCCCATGCTCTTGCCGATTACGTGGCAGAGCCGCGGCGCGACCATATCCTTCCGGCCATCCTGGATCGGGACGTGACGCGGTCCGTTGCGGTGGCGGTGAAGGCTGCGGCATTCCGTTCCGGATGCGCACGGGTGCTATGA
- a CDS encoding DUF2121 domain-containing protein yields the protein MSLVLAFVGTKGAAMAGDMREITFRGDDTGIERLEAELYRGSIRTDEELQRRSREIGVCITVRDDKIKVSQRDGMLVGEVISADGSVVHRRRLYVSTDNYAITEIHGPEIRLVGSGRGSNFVVLGNEIGKKIAHACIQKHWKSGTLRDAIRILMLAMEAASRQTASVSREYVLVQTTRTVRFNVP from the coding sequence ATGAGCCTGGTGCTCGCGTTCGTCGGGACAAAAGGCGCTGCCATGGCCGGGGACATGCGGGAGATCACTTTCCGGGGCGATGATACCGGCATCGAGAGGCTGGAAGCCGAGCTCTACAGGGGATCCATCCGCACCGATGAAGAACTGCAGAGGCGGTCACGGGAGATCGGCGTCTGCATCACGGTTCGGGACGACAAGATCAAGGTATCGCAGCGGGACGGGATGCTCGTGGGGGAAGTGATCTCGGCTGACGGTTCCGTTGTGCATCGGCGGAGGCTCTACGTATCGACCGACAACTACGCGATAACGGAGATCCACGGTCCGGAGATCAGACTGGTCGGGAGCGGCAGGGGTAGCAACTTCGTCGTGCTGGGAAACGAGATCGGGAAGAAGATCGCGCATGCATGCATCCAGAAGCACTGGAAGTCCGGCACACTCAGGGATGCAATACGGATTCTCATGCTCGCGATGGAGGCGGCGTCACGGCAGACCGCATCGGTGAGCCGGGAGTATGTCCTGGTGCAGACGACCCGCACTGTCAGGTTCAACGTGCCGTGA
- a CDS encoding DUF5518 domain-containing protein produces MADGLRNFVVSSILGFTVMIVLNPFFPVGGPILGGIVSGYFGEPGIWNGMKGGIVSAVLASLLVSVLLIAGGAAFLGVLGALIGAGIGMVVLVILLYFSILGIVGGAIGGALKERFG; encoded by the coding sequence ATGGCTGACGGTCTACGGAACTTCGTCGTCTCGAGCATCCTCGGTTTTACCGTGATGATCGTGCTGAACCCCTTCTTTCCTGTCGGGGGCCCTATCCTGGGGGGAATCGTATCCGGATACTTCGGCGAGCCGGGCATCTGGAACGGCATGAAGGGAGGGATCGTCTCGGCGGTGCTCGCCTCCCTCCTCGTCTCCGTTCTCCTGATCGCAGGGGGTGCGGCGTTCCTCGGCGTGCTGGGAGCGCTGATTGGCGCCGGTATCGGCATGGTCGTGCTGGTGATCCTCCTGTATTTCAGCATCCTGGGCATCGTCGGGGGCGCCATCGGCGGTGCACTGAAGGAACGATTCGGGTGA
- a CDS encoding DUF5518 domain-containing protein: MAYYYTTGNFWLGVILGWIIMVVLNIWVPILGPILGGLVAGYIAGRGVGNGALAGLIAGILGAIIVGVLLVIGGTVFLGGVGFITGLGAAAVVILAALVYMGILGLIGGAIGGAVRR; the protein is encoded by the coding sequence GTGGCATATTACTACACAACGGGCAACTTCTGGCTGGGGGTGATCCTGGGGTGGATCATCATGGTCGTCCTGAACATCTGGGTTCCGATCCTGGGGCCGATCCTCGGCGGGCTTGTGGCAGGGTATATCGCCGGCAGAGGCGTGGGCAACGGAGCCCTGGCCGGATTGATCGCCGGCATTCTCGGCGCCATCATCGTGGGCGTGCTGCTCGTCATCGGGGGGACTGTCTTCCTGGGCGGAGTCGGCTTCATCACCGGACTCGGGGCTGCTGCCGTCGTGATCCTGGCGGCGCTGGTCTACATGGGTATTCTCGGCCTCATCGGGGGAGCGATCGGCGGAGCCGTGCGTCGGTGA
- a CDS encoding methyltransferase domain-containing protein, producing the protein MKLLFELSGEHPTLPVAELECVGMVLQARPQVAVADCPEPEEVRRLALTHAVLEYLGESRSDLSSLSHLLQHLSLSPPGRFAVRVKKVHGAAMPGSPASLERFIGNRIEGQVSLSHPDVEYHAVFSEDVCYLGRMLVRIDRGSYACRNPMRRPFFHPGVIMPRMARAIVNLSLIRRNERMYDPFCGTGGLLLEGKILGADVLGSDADPRMVKGCLANLGGGLVLLADATRMPLCDAAVDAVVTDFPYGQSSWIRARTLEDLYGETLAEIGRVLRPKKRAVVVSHRDIREIARDRFAVLQHHEQRVHKSLTRRILVLQG; encoded by the coding sequence GTGAAACTTCTCTTCGAGCTCTCCGGCGAACACCCCACGCTTCCCGTTGCCGAACTGGAATGCGTGGGCATGGTGCTGCAGGCACGGCCCCAGGTGGCGGTCGCGGATTGCCCCGAACCGGAGGAGGTCCGCCGTCTCGCCCTGACGCACGCCGTGCTCGAGTACCTCGGGGAAAGCCGCTCCGACCTCTCCTCGCTCTCGCATCTCCTGCAGCATCTCTCCCTATCTCCGCCCGGCCGCTTCGCGGTGCGGGTGAAGAAGGTGCATGGAGCTGCGATGCCCGGATCGCCGGCGTCTCTCGAACGGTTCATCGGGAACCGGATTGAAGGGCAGGTCTCTCTGTCCCATCCCGATGTCGAGTACCATGCCGTATTCTCGGAGGACGTCTGCTACCTGGGAAGGATGCTTGTCCGCATCGATCGCGGCTCCTATGCGTGCCGCAATCCGATGCGAAGACCGTTCTTCCACCCGGGGGTGATCATGCCCAGGATGGCGCGGGCAATCGTGAACCTCTCCCTCATCCGCCGCAACGAGCGAATGTACGACCCTTTCTGCGGCACCGGAGGGCTATTACTGGAGGGTAAAATTCTTGGCGCCGATGTGCTGGGGAGCGATGCCGATCCCCGCATGGTCAAGGGGTGTCTGGCCAATCTCGGCGGTGGATTGGTGCTCCTTGCCGATGCCACGCGCATGCCTCTCTGCGATGCTGCCGTGGATGCCGTGGTTACGGACTTCCCTTACGGTCAGTCATCCTGGATCCGTGCCAGAACGCTGGAGGATCTGTACGGGGAGACGCTGGCGGAGATAGGGCGGGTGCTCAGGCCGAAGAAGAGGGCTGTTGTTGTCAGCCACCGCGATATTCGGGAGATTGCACGCGACCGGTTCGCTGTCCTTCAGCATCACGAGCAGAGGGTGCACAAAAGCCTCACCCGCCGGATCCTGGTGCTCCAGGGATAG